A single genomic interval of Syntrophobotulus glycolicus DSM 8271 harbors:
- a CDS encoding S9 family peptidase — protein sequence MAGDRTPALGGLPSGEKQNSKKQNGRERSVMAAELPGLEALRLPGAPQVNPRQPEWVVLARSRIDAEKDSYPSELILLNLKSGEQAVLQDQTTGEPYGGHSPKWSEDGEKIAFLSNQNGVNELWLYRFAAGTAQCLVPGVQVKDYAWSPQGDKIAYITREQNRDSVCFQVRRLRYKLDGEGIPNGFDHVYLVDVETAKLTRISTAASDHRCPVFSADGRRLAYVVEFSDGDDLEKQPQIEIADLAQGQRSSLSPGAKSISALLWVNDKFYGAGKKTTENSVEFDKLFVFEERKGLRWLAVNLDVPVGYWVLSDVRRTGLNAAVQISEDERQIFFAGTREGRQLVFRLRLDTLECREVPLAANVIAFDLISCEEKGCEIVYLADSFKQPAEVYTGFWDLQNSVRPEQLTRWNDNPVLVWPEVEIKAYAYTSQDQIITRGWTMTPRSPGSKPVLGSVLVIHGGPHLSFGDTFFYDFLYLCSLGFRVIFGNPRGSSGYGQSFSRAIVGEWGNKDAGDVLGFLDTVGREEKITGPLFLMGGSYGGYLVNWLIAHDHRFQAAISERTVCNLYSKFGNSDLGFSINKAELGGGELWTDEELLMERSPIRYAPQVSTPVLLLHGENDQRCPIEQSEQWFNALRRLGKEVEFIRFPGASHAMAATGRPQQRRARLKAIADWLESH from the coding sequence GTGGCGGGAGATCGAACCCCGGCACTGGGTGGCCTGCCATCTGGTGAAAAGCAAAACAGTAAAAAGCAAAACGGAAGGGAGAGAAGCGTGATGGCTGCAGAACTGCCTGGCCTGGAAGCGCTCCGCCTTCCCGGCGCGCCGCAAGTCAATCCCCGTCAACCGGAATGGGTGGTATTGGCCCGCTCTCGAATCGATGCGGAGAAAGACAGTTATCCCAGTGAATTAATCCTGCTCAACTTAAAAAGCGGGGAGCAGGCTGTCCTGCAGGACCAGACGACCGGGGAACCCTATGGGGGGCATAGTCCGAAATGGTCTGAGGATGGCGAAAAAATCGCTTTTTTAAGCAATCAGAACGGTGTGAATGAATTATGGCTTTATCGCTTTGCCGCGGGCACGGCGCAATGCCTTGTCCCCGGGGTGCAGGTCAAAGACTATGCGTGGAGCCCTCAGGGCGACAAAATTGCCTACATAACGCGGGAGCAAAACCGGGACAGCGTTTGCTTCCAGGTGCGCCGCCTGCGCTATAAGCTGGATGGGGAGGGGATACCCAACGGCTTCGATCATGTTTATCTGGTTGATGTGGAAACGGCGAAGCTTACCCGGATTTCCACTGCCGCGTCCGACCACCGGTGTCCGGTTTTCTCCGCCGATGGCCGGCGTCTTGCTTATGTGGTGGAATTTTCGGATGGGGATGATCTGGAGAAGCAGCCGCAAATCGAGATTGCGGATTTGGCCCAGGGACAGCGTTCTTCCCTGAGTCCGGGCGCAAAATCCATTTCAGCGCTTTTGTGGGTCAACGATAAATTTTATGGCGCAGGTAAAAAAACGACGGAAAACAGCGTGGAGTTCGATAAGCTTTTTGTTTTTGAAGAAAGAAAAGGGCTCCGATGGCTGGCGGTAAATCTGGACGTTCCCGTGGGGTACTGGGTTTTGAGCGATGTAAGGCGAACCGGGCTTAACGCCGCCGTTCAGATCAGCGAGGACGAGCGGCAAATTTTCTTTGCCGGAACCAGGGAAGGCAGGCAGCTCGTCTTCAGACTGCGTCTGGATACGCTGGAATGCCGGGAAGTTCCCTTGGCGGCCAATGTTATCGCCTTTGATCTCATCTCCTGCGAGGAAAAAGGGTGCGAAATCGTCTACCTGGCGGATTCGTTCAAGCAGCCGGCGGAAGTGTATACCGGCTTCTGGGACTTGCAAAATTCCGTGCGCCCGGAACAATTGACCCGTTGGAATGATAACCCGGTGTTGGTTTGGCCGGAAGTGGAAATCAAGGCTTATGCATATACTTCTCAGGACCAAATCATCACCCGCGGCTGGACAATGACTCCCCGAAGTCCGGGCAGCAAGCCGGTTTTGGGATCAGTGCTGGTTATTCACGGGGGTCCGCACCTGAGTTTTGGCGATACCTTCTTTTATGATTTTCTTTATTTATGCAGCTTAGGCTTCCGGGTTATCTTTGGCAATCCGCGGGGAAGTTCGGGCTATGGGCAGAGCTTCTCCCGGGCGATTGTCGGTGAATGGGGAAATAAAGACGCCGGCGATGTCCTGGGGTTCCTGGATACCGTCGGCCGGGAGGAAAAAATAACCGGTCCGCTGTTCCTGATGGGCGGCAGCTACGGGGGCTATCTGGTCAACTGGCTGATCGCACACGATCACCGTTTCCAAGCCGCCATTTCCGAGCGCACCGTCTGCAATCTGTACAGCAAATTCGGCAACAGCGACTTAGGCTTCAGCATCAATAAAGCGGAACTGGGCGGGGGTGAGCTGTGGACGGATGAAGAGCTGCTCATGGAGCGCTCGCCAATCCGGTACGCGCCGCAGGTTTCGACGCCGGTTCTTTTACTGCATGGTGAGAACGACCAGCGTTGTCCGATTGAACAATCTGAACAATGGTTTAACGCCCTGCGCCGCTTGGGCAAAGAGGTTGAGTTTATCCGCTTTCCCGGCGCGTCGCATGCTATGGCGGCTACGGGCAGACCACAGCAGAGGCGGGCCCGCTTGAAGGCGATCGCGGACTGGTTGGAAAGCCATTGA
- a CDS encoding ABC transporter ATP-binding protein — protein sequence MNIGTETAGKTPLLAVKNLTKYYHTKPFFGHSKVIKAVDGVSFELQAGKTMGLVGESGCGKSTVGKTILNLDRLTSGSIVFDGQEITHLNRDELRKTRRNLQLIFQDPYSSLNARMKVAEILAEPFKIHRLYRGAELRAQVEQLLDLVGLPPSSAQKYPHEFSGGQRQRIVIARAIALRPRFVVCDEPVSALDVSVQSQIINLFSSLQKELGLTYLFISHDLSVVRYVSDEVGVMYLGKLVELGQVDRIYSNALHPYTQALMSSIPVPHPRLQRSREKIILAGDLPSPLNPPQGCHFHTRCNFCEEQCRQEEPRWREIEPRHWVACHLVKSKTVKSKTEGREA from the coding sequence ATGAATATTGGAACGGAAACAGCGGGCAAGACCCCGCTGCTCGCAGTAAAAAACTTAACCAAATATTATCATACGAAGCCGTTTTTCGGTCACAGCAAGGTCATCAAAGCGGTCGACGGCGTCAGTTTTGAACTGCAGGCCGGGAAAACTATGGGCTTGGTCGGTGAAAGCGGGTGCGGCAAATCTACGGTCGGAAAGACGATCTTAAATCTGGACCGTCTCACCTCGGGCAGCATTGTTTTTGACGGACAGGAGATTACGCATTTAAACCGGGACGAGCTCAGGAAAACGCGGCGCAATCTTCAGCTGATCTTTCAGGATCCCTATTCTTCGCTTAACGCCAGGATGAAAGTTGCGGAGATATTGGCGGAGCCCTTTAAAATCCACCGGTTGTACCGCGGGGCAGAATTGCGGGCGCAGGTTGAGCAGTTGCTGGATCTGGTGGGTCTCCCGCCGAGCTCGGCGCAAAAGTACCCGCATGAATTTTCCGGGGGGCAGAGGCAGCGGATTGTGATTGCCCGCGCGATCGCCCTGCGGCCTCGCTTTGTCGTGTGCGATGAACCGGTTTCCGCTCTGGACGTTTCCGTTCAGTCCCAGATAATCAACCTGTTCAGCAGTCTGCAGAAAGAATTGGGTCTGACGTACTTATTTATTTCGCACGATTTATCTGTTGTGCGCTATGTGAGCGATGAAGTCGGAGTCATGTATTTAGGGAAATTGGTTGAGCTGGGTCAAGTGGACAGGATATATTCCAATGCGCTGCATCCTTATACTCAGGCGCTCATGAGCTCGATCCCTGTTCCCCATCCGCGGCTCCAGCGCAGCCGCGAGAAAATCATATTGGCCGGTGATTTGCCGAGCCCCCTCAATCCGCCGCAAGGCTGCCATTTTCACACCCGGTGCAATTTCTGCGAGGAGCAGTGCCGGCAGGAGGAACCCCGGTGGCGGGAGATCGAACCCCGGCACTGGGTGGCCTGCCATCTGGTGAAAAGCAAAACAGTAAAAAGCAAAACGGAAGGGAGAGAAGCGTGA
- a CDS encoding ABC transporter ATP-binding protein produces MAQGNLEYSDVAGVAMEKENPDVVLDINNLSVAFQKRDRQIKALHNINLKINRREIVGLVGESGCGKSLTSLSVMRLLPEGAGIIGGDIKIDGISIPAISEEAMRKIRGGSISMIFQEPMTSLNPLIQIGRQIEESLLLHRKLSSRPEIHGRIIDLLNSVGISDPEIRYRQFPFEFSGGMRQRVMIALALACNPKVIIADEPTTALDVTIQAQILNLLKQIRDDYHTAILLITHNMGVIADVADRVAVMYAGRIVEIASVDDLFLEPLHPYTVGLLKSIPDLAGDRTRELQMIPGSVPDLNNLPPGCAFHTRCPYAADICRSKSPVLAGGARNHDVACWNPMSRREC; encoded by the coding sequence ATGGCGCAGGGAAACTTGGAATACAGCGACGTTGCCGGGGTTGCTATGGAAAAAGAAAACCCCGATGTGGTCTTGGATATCAATAATTTATCGGTAGCATTTCAGAAGCGGGACCGGCAAATAAAGGCCCTGCACAATATCAACCTCAAAATCAACCGCCGGGAGATCGTCGGTCTGGTAGGGGAAAGCGGCTGCGGCAAAAGTCTTACCTCTTTATCCGTAATGCGGTTATTGCCGGAAGGGGCGGGGATCATCGGCGGGGATATTAAAATCGACGGGATATCCATTCCTGCTATTTCTGAAGAAGCGATGCGCAAGATCCGGGGCGGCTCAATTTCGATGATCTTTCAGGAACCGATGACGTCCCTGAATCCGCTTATCCAGATCGGCCGTCAAATTGAAGAATCTCTGCTGCTGCACCGGAAGCTTTCCTCACGTCCGGAAATCCATGGGCGGATAATCGACCTGCTGAATTCAGTGGGCATTTCCGATCCGGAAATACGGTACCGCCAATTTCCCTTCGAGTTTTCGGGCGGGATGCGGCAGCGCGTAATGATTGCCCTGGCCTTGGCCTGCAATCCTAAAGTCATTATTGCGGATGAACCGACGACGGCTTTGGATGTGACCATTCAAGCCCAAATTCTCAATCTCCTGAAACAGATTCGGGATGATTACCATACCGCCATCTTATTGATTACGCACAACATGGGCGTGATCGCAGATGTAGCCGACCGGGTAGCCGTCATGTATGCCGGTCGGATCGTGGAGATTGCTTCAGTTGACGATCTTTTCCTGGAGCCCCTTCACCCTTATACCGTCGGCTTGCTGAAGAGTATTCCGGATTTGGCCGGCGATCGCACGCGGGAGCTGCAGATGATCCCGGGGAGCGTGCCCGACTTGAACAACTTGCCTCCGGGCTGCGCCTTTCACACCCGGTGCCCATATGCGGCCGATATTTGCAGAAGCAAGTCGCCGGTATTGGCGGGCGGCGCCCGCAATCATGATGTAGCCTGTTGGAACCCGATGAGTAGGAGAGAGTGCTGA
- a CDS encoding polysaccharide deacetylase family protein: MDDLTYQWPDGKKIAVSISFDFDGESPYLWKTHKTRPSTLGELEQRRFGPRQGIYRILEMLSRWEQPATFFVPGFIADKYPQAVEKIAEQGHEIALHGYLHERVDELNEEEIEETVIRAKASLGKFTGPKDLGYRSPSWEMTEAAFKVLQRHHVLYDSSLMGYDHPYWVDGLPEIPVQWLLDDAIFYRYTASGSSSCPPQNPANVIDLWKQEFNGMKRFGGLFLITMHPWMSGRASRLDALEQLISHLKRDPAVWWGTCADIAAYHSVKYADRFREKIVFDFG; the protein is encoded by the coding sequence ATGGACGATTTGACCTATCAATGGCCGGATGGCAAAAAAATTGCGGTAAGCATCAGCTTTGACTTCGACGGTGAAAGCCCCTACCTTTGGAAAACCCATAAGACCCGGCCCAGTACCCTTGGTGAACTTGAGCAGCGGAGGTTTGGGCCGCGCCAGGGGATTTACCGCATTCTTGAAATGCTTTCCAGATGGGAACAGCCCGCGACTTTTTTTGTGCCGGGTTTTATTGCGGATAAATACCCCCAGGCGGTAGAGAAAATAGCGGAACAAGGACATGAAATTGCCCTGCACGGGTATTTGCATGAACGGGTAGATGAATTGAATGAAGAAGAAATCGAAGAGACGGTGATCAGGGCCAAAGCGTCCCTCGGGAAATTCACCGGCCCAAAAGACCTGGGCTACCGCTCGCCGTCCTGGGAAATGACCGAGGCGGCCTTTAAGGTTTTGCAGCGGCACCATGTTTTATATGACAGCTCTTTAATGGGCTATGATCATCCCTATTGGGTCGATGGTCTTCCGGAAATCCCGGTTCAGTGGCTGCTGGACGACGCTATTTTTTACCGCTATACAGCCAGCGGAAGCAGCAGCTGTCCTCCGCAAAATCCGGCGAATGTCATCGATCTCTGGAAGCAGGAGTTTAACGGGATGAAGCGTTTTGGCGGACTTTTCCTGATTACCATGCATCCCTGGATGAGCGGCCGCGCTTCCAGGCTCGATGCCTTAGAGCAGTTGATCTCCCATTTAAAGCGCGATCCGGCCGTTTGGTGGGGAACTTGTGCGGATATTGCCGCTTATCACTCCGTCAAGTATGCTGATCGCTTCCGGGAGAAAATTGTGTTTGATTTTGGATAA
- a CDS encoding SDR family NAD(P)-dependent oxidoreductase, which translates to MNYDQEFAGKHVVITGAAGIFGSWIAKAFAGQGASLCLSDIREDKLKELIRDPLFKNTEFIVHRTDLSEPNSVADLCAVIEKEWSAPDILINNAGLYHRQILMDMPPRAWEEFMAVNLTAPFLLTQNLTKLMIQGKIPGSVINIISGAAFSVQVGGGPYSVSKAALAMLTRAFALELAPHGIRVNSVAPGFAPGSEVSHLTDDYVSKMVESIPLGRTSGPEDAPQAVLFLCSAAAAFITGATLTVDGGRTAGTYKRNHGLGK; encoded by the coding sequence ATGAACTATGATCAGGAATTCGCGGGGAAACATGTTGTGATCACAGGGGCGGCCGGGATTTTTGGCTCCTGGATCGCCAAAGCCTTTGCCGGTCAGGGAGCAAGCCTGTGTTTATCAGACATACGGGAGGACAAACTGAAGGAATTGATCCGCGATCCATTGTTTAAAAACACGGAATTTATTGTCCACCGGACAGATTTGTCGGAACCAAACTCGGTTGCCGATTTATGTGCTGTTATCGAAAAAGAATGGTCTGCGCCGGACATCCTGATCAACAACGCCGGACTGTATCACAGGCAGATTCTTATGGATATGCCGCCCCGGGCTTGGGAAGAGTTCATGGCCGTAAATCTGACGGCGCCCTTCCTGCTGACCCAAAATCTGACAAAGCTGATGATCCAGGGGAAAATCCCCGGTTCAGTCATCAATATTATTTCCGGCGCTGCTTTCAGCGTGCAGGTTGGCGGAGGTCCTTATTCCGTATCCAAGGCGGCCCTGGCGATGTTAACCCGCGCCTTTGCTTTGGAATTGGCGCCTCATGGCATAAGAGTGAATTCGGTAGCGCCCGGGTTTGCTCCGGGCAGCGAGGTCAGCCATTTGACGGATGATTATGTGAGCAAAATGGTGGAGAGCATTCCTCTGGGACGGACCTCCGGACCAGAGGACGCGCCTCAGGCTGTTTTATTCCTATGCTCTGCGGCGGCCGCCTTTATTACCGGCGCAACCTTAACGGTTGACGGCGGAAGGACGGCCGGAACCTATAAAAGAAATCACGGGCTTGGAAAGTGA
- a CDS encoding ABC transporter permease, which produces MILKLKPEKKKLPAAIRNNRKPLILKSNAAQMVPFILIIAVFIIVALFPGWFANHAPNITDLTQRLMPPGYRSADGSLNLLGTDELGRDVFTRLLYGTRVSLSVSVAAVLISGITGGLLGILAGYYRNKLGTVIMRFADIVLSIPFFLLAILTVAVLGPSLLNMIIVLGIARWPRYVRVAQGKTLTTVNQDFVKAAEVMGAGTGRILIRHILPEIVPSLVVVATIEMGLMIIFEASLSFIGLGVQPPDPSWGSMLTSGQQYVSQAWWLATFPGCAIFLVVIAINQIGDLIRDALDPKVQ; this is translated from the coding sequence ATGATCTTAAAACTTAAGCCGGAGAAGAAGAAACTGCCGGCTGCAATCCGCAATAATCGTAAGCCTTTGATCCTGAAAAGCAATGCTGCCCAGATGGTTCCTTTTATTCTGATTATTGCCGTATTTATCATCGTTGCACTTTTTCCGGGGTGGTTTGCCAATCATGCTCCGAATATCACCGACCTGACCCAGAGATTAATGCCCCCGGGTTACAGAAGCGCGGACGGATCTCTTAATCTGCTTGGCACGGACGAATTGGGCCGGGATGTTTTTACCCGCCTGCTCTATGGAACCAGGGTGTCACTTTCGGTTTCCGTGGCGGCTGTGCTGATTTCCGGAATCACGGGAGGACTATTGGGGATCCTTGCGGGGTATTACCGCAACAAACTTGGTACGGTTATCATGCGGTTTGCCGACATTGTTTTGTCCATTCCTTTTTTTCTGCTGGCGATTTTGACTGTTGCCGTCCTAGGACCCAGTCTTTTGAACATGATCATCGTGCTGGGAATAGCGCGCTGGCCCAGGTATGTCAGGGTTGCCCAAGGTAAGACACTGACGACCGTCAACCAGGATTTTGTGAAGGCGGCGGAGGTGATGGGCGCCGGAACGGGAAGGATTTTAATCCGTCACATTCTGCCCGAGATTGTGCCGTCTCTGGTGGTTGTCGCCACGATCGAAATGGGTTTAATGATCATTTTTGAGGCGTCCTTATCTTTTATCGGACTGGGGGTTCAGCCGCCCGATCCGAGCTGGGGCTCGATGCTTACCTCCGGGCAGCAATACGTATCTCAGGCCTGGTGGCTCGCCACATTCCCCGGATGCGCGATCTTTTTGGTTGTGATCGCGATTAACCAGATTGGGGATTTGATCAGAGACGCCTTGGATCCTAAAGTGCAATGA
- a CDS encoding ABC transporter permease: MAYIGRRIVQALISILGIATIVFFSLHLSGDPVLLMVPPDASANDIEVLRHALGLDQPLGVQYIDYLKNLFTGDLGRSYIQSRPVAEIILQRFPYTIQLAACALFLSVAVGIPVGMLSAIYRGKWVEKILMPLILIGQSMPAFWTGILLIMLVSVHWHWLPSSGVGGFKSLIMPSVTLASLSMATLARMTRSSFLEQLGQDYVRTARSKGAGVIRLIGRHILRNAAIPIITLVGMETANLLGGAVITETIFAWPGLGQLMIQAINARDFPLVQAIVLFISVIYIVINLITDLVYVMVDPRIKLGKEASS, from the coding sequence ATGGCATATATAGGACGAAGAATTGTCCAAGCTTTGATATCGATATTGGGAATTGCCACGATTGTCTTTTTTTCACTGCATCTTTCTGGAGATCCGGTTCTGCTGATGGTTCCCCCCGATGCCAGCGCAAACGATATCGAGGTGCTCAGACATGCGCTTGGGCTTGACCAGCCACTGGGTGTTCAGTATATCGATTATCTTAAAAATTTATTTACGGGTGATCTTGGGCGGTCCTACATCCAGAGCCGGCCGGTCGCGGAGATTATCCTGCAGCGGTTTCCCTACACAATCCAGTTGGCCGCATGCGCGCTTTTTCTTTCGGTAGCGGTCGGAATTCCGGTGGGCATGTTAAGCGCTATTTACCGCGGCAAATGGGTGGAAAAAATATTGATGCCGCTCATTCTGATCGGGCAGAGCATGCCGGCATTTTGGACGGGAATCCTGCTGATCATGCTGGTCAGTGTTCATTGGCATTGGCTTCCTTCTTCAGGGGTCGGCGGGTTTAAATCCCTGATTATGCCGTCCGTCACGCTGGCTTCCCTTTCCATGGCCACCCTGGCCCGGATGACCAGGTCGAGTTTTCTCGAGCAGCTGGGTCAAGACTATGTCAGAACCGCCCGTTCCAAGGGGGCGGGAGTGATAAGACTGATTGGGCGGCATATTCTGCGAAACGCGGCCATCCCCATTATTACGCTTGTGGGCATGGAAACAGCGAATTTGTTGGGCGGCGCCGTGATAACGGAGACGATCTTTGCCTGGCCCGGGCTGGGCCAACTGATGATTCAGGCCATCAATGCCCGGGATTTTCCCTTGGTGCAGGCGATCGTACTGTTTATATCGGTTATTTACATTGTGATTAACCTGATTACGGATTTGGTGTATGTGATGGTAGATCCGCGAATCAAGTTGGGGAAAGAGGCCTCGTCATGA
- a CDS encoding ABC transporter substrate-binding protein → MIRQRFKSLSFVLLLVLMTTLSGCGTSGQTGGTEQEHRLVVDLANEPATLDPGLQYNTDSYTVYRNIFDNLLRRDSKTLEIQPWVAESWKQENENTWTFAIRSDIKFQNGAPLTAQDVAFSIRRILDKDFKSPQYANYSQITEVNASGNVVTITTDGPSPSLLAQLVNLSIVPEKYVKESGNENFNLHPIGSGAYKFSDWQKGVEINLETNPDYWQGKPSISGVRFRFVSNPASRIADLQSGQADIALALNADDIEVLKSNNDLQTLSVATERVAYLALNCLGDSPTKSVNVRQAIAYGINYESIISSLLKGYGKPVKEVLTPLSFGYDDTVEGYTYNPEKAKQLLKDAGLEKITIEFPTSPAYDQRIIQAIQGDLSKVGIDVKIVNSDQATYLKKVQDPAHNWGGIRFGIWSSGTMDAHGTILPLFRTGTVWSSYSNKEFDAAVTAAGKTTDTAVRLENYKKAFAILQEEVPGIGLWQAYNISAASKHLQWQPDAQENFFVRDMKWTN, encoded by the coding sequence ATGATAAGACAAAGATTTAAATCCCTTTCATTCGTACTTCTTTTGGTTTTGATGACGACGCTCAGTGGATGTGGAACCAGTGGGCAGACCGGCGGTACGGAACAGGAGCACAGACTCGTGGTGGATTTAGCCAATGAGCCGGCTACCCTGGACCCCGGCCTGCAATACAATACAGACAGTTATACTGTTTACCGCAATATCTTTGACAACTTGCTCCGGCGTGACTCCAAGACCTTGGAAATACAGCCCTGGGTTGCGGAGTCTTGGAAACAGGAAAATGAGAACACCTGGACCTTTGCAATCCGCAGCGACATAAAATTTCAAAATGGAGCCCCCCTGACGGCGCAGGACGTTGCGTTCAGCATCCGGAGAATATTGGATAAAGACTTTAAGAGTCCGCAATATGCCAATTACAGTCAGATCACTGAAGTCAATGCTTCAGGGAACGTGGTGACAATCACGACGGATGGACCGAGTCCCTCGCTTTTGGCGCAGCTTGTCAATCTAAGCATCGTGCCGGAAAAGTATGTGAAGGAAAGCGGCAATGAAAACTTTAATCTTCATCCGATCGGAAGTGGCGCTTACAAATTCAGTGACTGGCAAAAGGGGGTCGAAATTAATCTGGAGACTAACCCGGATTATTGGCAAGGCAAGCCAAGTATTTCCGGTGTTCGCTTCCGTTTCGTATCTAATCCGGCAAGTCGGATCGCGGACCTTCAGTCTGGGCAGGCCGATATTGCTTTAGCCTTAAATGCCGACGATATTGAAGTGCTTAAATCAAACAATGATCTGCAGACTCTGTCCGTCGCAACCGAGCGCGTTGCTTATTTAGCTTTAAATTGCCTGGGAGATTCCCCGACCAAATCCGTCAATGTGAGGCAAGCGATCGCTTACGGAATAAATTATGAATCGATCATCAGCTCGTTGTTAAAAGGATACGGCAAACCCGTAAAAGAAGTATTGACACCTTTATCCTTTGGTTATGACGACACGGTTGAGGGATACACCTATAATCCGGAAAAGGCGAAACAATTATTGAAAGACGCCGGTCTGGAAAAAATTACTATAGAATTTCCCACTTCCCCTGCCTATGACCAGCGCATTATTCAAGCCATTCAGGGGGACCTGAGCAAAGTCGGCATCGATGTTAAAATCGTCAACTCCGATCAGGCGACATACTTAAAAAAAGTACAGGATCCTGCACATAACTGGGGAGGAATCCGCTTCGGCATCTGGTCGAGCGGAACCATGGACGCCCATGGAACGATACTCCCGCTTTTCCGAACGGGAACGGTCTGGAGCAGTTATTCCAATAAGGAATTTGACGCTGCTGTCACTGCCGCAGGTAAAACAACCGATACCGCAGTCCGCTTGGAAAACTATAAAAAAGCTTTCGCGATCCTGCAGGAGGAAGTTCCGGGCATCGGTCTCTGGCAGGCCTACAATATCAGCGCCGCTTCGAAGCATCTTCAATGGCAGCCCGACGCCCAGGAGAATTTCTTTGTCCGGGATATGAAGTGGACGAACTAG
- a CDS encoding DUF3990 domain-containing protein, with the protein MIIYHGSYQIVKQPELGKGKSYNDYGQGFYCTESLDLAKEWACPTQKDGFANKYALNTEELSLLHLSGGSYHILNWLALLLKNRTFDLSAALAVQAREYVIQTFMPDLSGKDYIIGYRADDSYFSFAEDFVSGVLSLRDLSEAMRLGALGEQVVLISPKAFEQIHFEGYEAASYQEYHIKRMSRDNLARQEYQSSKKDLKTLKNDLYMLDILREEMKNDDPRLQRILPE; encoded by the coding sequence ATGATTATATATCACGGCTCGTATCAAATCGTGAAACAGCCCGAACTTGGCAAAGGCAAGTCATATAATGATTACGGGCAGGGATTTTATTGCACGGAAAGTCTGGACTTAGCCAAAGAATGGGCCTGCCCGACACAGAAAGACGGTTTCGCCAATAAGTATGCCCTAAATACCGAGGAGCTCTCATTGCTTCACCTTTCCGGCGGCAGCTATCACATATTGAATTGGCTGGCCTTGTTACTCAAAAATCGCACTTTTGACCTGTCTGCGGCACTTGCCGTGCAAGCGCGGGAGTATGTCATACAGACTTTTATGCCGGATTTATCGGGGAAGGATTACATCATAGGCTACAGGGCTGATGATTCATATTTCTCCTTTGCGGAGGATTTTGTCAGCGGAGTCCTTTCTTTGCGAGATTTAAGCGAGGCTATGCGTCTTGGAGCTCTTGGCGAGCAAGTGGTTTTGATTTCTCCAAAGGCTTTTGAGCAAATCCATTTTGAAGGCTATGAAGCGGCAAGCTATCAGGAATATCACATTAAGCGTATGAGCAGGGACAACCTTGCCCGCCAGGAATATCAAAGCAGCAAAAAAGATCTTAAGACATTGAAGAATGACCTGTACATGCTGGATATCCTTAGAGAGGAGATGAAAAACGATGACCCGCGCTTACAAAGAATCCTACCTGAATAA
- a CDS encoding helix-turn-helix domain-containing protein → MTRAYKESYLNKAQKTLAAMMVYAVSDLKYEPDEFFILFLQSGLVDEFGRGNPKYIAGKSGVELAREVILITIGQSVDVIPAPHFERSPVYWAAWALAYYQWYSGYSFKEIHKALPFAELLNMYSTLHEADINKFVSVADKVLIENKRESETNLSRLRKARGLSQKELAKTSGVALRMIQLYEQKQNDINKAQASSLQSLAQALGCKIEDLFE, encoded by the coding sequence ATGACCCGCGCTTACAAAGAATCCTACCTGAATAAAGCACAGAAAACCCTTGCGGCGATGATGGTCTATGCAGTTTCCGATCTGAAGTACGAACCGGATGAATTCTTCATATTGTTCTTGCAGTCCGGGCTTGTGGATGAATTCGGCAGAGGCAATCCAAAATATATTGCAGGGAAAAGCGGGGTTGAACTTGCCCGCGAAGTCATTTTGATTACAATCGGTCAGTCTGTGGATGTAATTCCTGCGCCGCACTTTGAGCGTTCACCGGTCTATTGGGCTGCTTGGGCGCTGGCATATTATCAATGGTATTCGGGATACAGCTTTAAAGAAATCCATAAAGCCTTGCCTTTTGCCGAACTGTTGAATATGTACTCTACCCTTCACGAGGCCGATATCAATAAGTTTGTTTCAGTAGCGGATAAAGTTTTGATTGAGAACAAAAGGGAAAGCGAAACCAATTTAAGTCGGCTGCGGAAGGCTCGGGGACTTTCGCAGAAGGAGCTTGCTAAAACCTCCGGTGTTGCCCTACGTATGATTCAACTTTATGAGCAGAAGCAAAATGATATTAATAAAGCACAGGCTTCTTCGCTGCAGAGCCTAGCTCAAGCGCTGGGGTGCAAGATAGAAGATTTGTTTGAATGA